Proteins found in one Mycteria americana isolate JAX WOST 10 ecotype Jacksonville Zoo and Gardens chromosome 8, USCA_MyAme_1.0, whole genome shotgun sequence genomic segment:
- the SLC38A7 gene encoding sodium-coupled neutral amino acid transporter 7 — protein sequence MAQGTGSINSDYKDWEWSANAGERARLLQSPSVETVPKCGESQGNGLGATSALGAVFIVVNAALGAGLLNFPAAFSMAGGVAAGIVLQMCMLIFIIGGLVILAYCSQASNERTYQEVVWAVCGKVPGVLCEVAIAVYTFGTCIAFLIIIGDQEDKIIAALVTEPEETGSSHWYTDRKFTISITAFLLILPLSIPKEIGFQKYASSLSVIGTWYVTAVIIIKYIWPDKELMPVEIPTSPSTWTAVFNAMPTICFGFQCHVSSVPVFNSMKQPEVKTWGAVVTVAMVIALFVYTGTGVCGFLTFGASVEQDVLLSYPSNDIPVALARAFIILCVLTSYPILHFCGRAVLEGLWLRYTGVTVEEDVVRERRRRLLQTISWFLLTLLLALFIPDIGKVISVIGGLAACFIFVFPGLCLIQAKLSEIQETRAISWWAQVSYGVFMVTLGAFIFGQTTANAIFVDLTA from the exons ATGGCTCAGGGCACCGGGAGCATCAACAGTGACTACAAGGATTGGGAGTGGAGCGCCAATGCTGGGGAACGGGCCAggctcctgcagagccccagcgTGGAGACAGTGCCGAAGTGCGGAGAGAGCCAAGGAAATGGTCTGGGGGCCACGTCAGCTCTAGGAGCCGTCTTCATCGTGGTCAACGCTGCCCTTGGGGCTGGGCTGCTCAACTTCCCCGCTGCCTTCAGCATGGCTGGCGGTGTGGCCGCTGGCATCGTGCTGCAGATG TGCATGCTGATCTTCATCATCGGAGGCTTGGTCATCCTGGCGTACTGCTCGCAGGCCAGCAATGAGCGGACCTACCAGGAGGTTGTGTGGGCTGTCTGCGGGAAGGTGCCTGGCGTGCTGTGTGAGGTGGCCATCGCCGTCTACACCTTTGGCACCTGCATCGCTTTCCTCATCATCATCGGAGACCAGGAGGACAAAA TCATTGCTGCTCTGGTTACGGAGCCCGAGGAAACTGGGAGCAGCCACTGGTACACGGACCGCAAGTTCACCATCAGCATCACCgccttcctcctcatcctgcccctctccatccccaaGGAGATCGGCTTCCAAAAATATGCCAG CTCCCTAAGTGTGATTGGCACGTGGTACGTCACAGCAGTCATTATCATTAAGTACATCTGGCCCGACAAGGAGCTCATGCCTGTGGAGATCCCAACCAG cccctccaCCTGGACAGCCGTCTTTAATGCCATGCCCACCATCTGCTTTGGGTTCCAG TGCCACGTGAGCAGTGTGCCCGTCTTTAACAGCATGAAGCAGCCGGAGGTGAAGACCTGGGGGGCAGTAGTGACAGTGGCCATGGTGATCGCTCTCTTCGTCTACACAGGCACTG GCGTCTGCGGCTTCCTGACCTTTGGAGCCAGCGTGGAGCAGGATGTCTTGCTGTCCTATCCCTCCAACGACATCCCCGTTGCCCTCGCCCGGGCCTTCATCATCCTCTGTGTGCTGACATCCTACCCCATCCTACACTTCTGCGGCCG GGCTGTCTTGGAGGGTCTCTGGCTCCGCTACACCGGGGTGACGGTGGAGGAGGACGTGGTTCGGGAGCGGAGGAGGCGCCTGCTTCAGACCATCAGCTGGTTCCTCCTGACCCTCCTCCTGGCTCTCTTCATCCCTGACATTGGCAAAGTCATCTCTGTCATTGGGGGCTTGGCCGCCTGCTTCATCTTCGTCTTCCCAG GGCTCTGCCTGATTCAAGCCAAGCTCTCTGAGATCCAAGAAACCAGGGCAATCAG CTGGTGGGCCCAGGTCAGCTATGGGGTGTTCATGGTCACCCTCGGAGCCTTCATCTTTGGACAGACCACTGCCAATGCCATTTTCGTGGATCTCACAGCCTGA